One region of Roseimicrobium gellanilyticum genomic DNA includes:
- a CDS encoding DUF7133 domain-containing protein: MKLTLVSLALLITSAFTATVYSAETKPLRALLVCGGCCHDYARQHVILKDGIQARANVQVSVIHAEDRGTAPHFPIYENKDWSKGYDIIIHDECAASMKEPQYVQNILDAHRNGLPGVNLHCAMHSYRIGKNDWFDYIGLQSTGHGPQEPIDIKFVDAEHPITKPLKDWTTIKEELYNNVNVFGAHPLAMGKQRIKQKDGSTKDVDYIVAWTNEYGDKKTKVFSTTIGHNNDTVADARYLDLVTRGLLWAAGKLNDDYLKPYKGEPGTFVNLPKPEAPAAAAAPAPAAQPGAIAKDATPVKLTASSEESAKSNFAWRAVDGDKNSRWCANGGDFPQWLQVEFEKPQQLTGASIVWESGNNAYKHVVEGSADGKKWTVLADAKNNDKGGDSTHSFTGKDIKFVRVNVLGTSQGGWASIREVSLKGEGIKSLGAQANAKQVAAAKKEEAKAADPYSKEGNVPPQVVKLTPEQEAEILKDVKVPDGFEATLFAPPQMANYPVFIAAAPNGDLYVSSDGNGSLGRSPKRGRILRLRDKDGDGRADEVKEFVKDLDAPRGLVWDNDRLYVVHPPDLSVFIDKDGDGEAEERKTLIKGIAFGYKDRPADHTTNGLSLGIDGWLYIAGGDFGFMDAEGTDGTHLQHRGGGVIRLRPDGTGLSLYSTGTRNILEVAVSPLMDIFTRDNTNDGGGWNVRFHHFTGGFGDHGYPRLYKNFNDEAIQPLADYGGGSGCGAVYIDEPGFGEWNNAPFTADWGTGALWHHSVKRKGATYEETEAPKPFIKMTRPTDGDVDAMSRVFLASWKGATFNWEGPNVGYIVCVKPKGYKAEPLPNFTKASDAELVKLMESPSNRRRMEAQRELVRRGLPTDAQEGLSAYIHNTEAPLATRAAAYFAATQVPAKAMVTVGNKPIADDDTVFAAIAAKGLADVASIVVPPGKGKEFSIPKAFQTPAGLAELSRFMANVKDWPKEVLENYAKLAFGDGDAVTQHVSVQALAKLKAYEVCFALFDSADSTAQVKLNATRALQKMHEPAVVDGLIKRINETTASEPRKLLLSALCRLHFHEGEWKGDSWGTRPDTRGPYYQPEAWGETPKVAAAIKEVLSKATPEESSFLVSELNRNRIQFNEALERILTLAKNDAKLIPDAVGQLAAAENIPAAGVPLLVAAAQNESSSATVLSQAIAALAKTDSADGAKASLTALVTLAKAQGAGKEQEAARNAFLNSPKLENHHQLLEVEAEKVGTPTAQWADMALLNLSARTSGSPESRELSGKALDAGWQHDVKRRAQILKAVASLKHNPYADKVLAAMDDPDKTVASAAQNAAKAMKLEKKTAASGPLIGTLKPEDVIAQVLKTKGDVALGEQIFARATCVACHTTSMDQPQKGPYLGNIAQTYKRPELAQNIIDPNKTIAQGFASELFTLKDGSQQMGFITLESADSVKIRNIASQEFTYAVKDITKRDKLPISMMPPGLVNNLTVREFASLLDYLEALAKK; the protein is encoded by the coding sequence ATGAAGCTCACCCTAGTCTCGCTCGCCTTACTCATCACCAGCGCCTTCACGGCGACGGTCTACTCCGCAGAAACCAAACCTCTCCGCGCGCTGCTCGTCTGCGGCGGCTGCTGCCATGACTATGCCAGGCAGCATGTCATCCTGAAGGATGGCATCCAGGCACGAGCGAATGTGCAGGTGAGTGTGATCCATGCAGAAGACCGCGGCACCGCCCCGCATTTCCCCATCTACGAGAACAAGGACTGGTCCAAGGGCTACGACATCATCATCCACGATGAGTGCGCGGCCAGCATGAAGGAGCCACAGTATGTGCAGAACATCCTGGATGCGCACCGCAATGGCCTGCCCGGGGTGAACCTGCACTGCGCGATGCATTCCTACCGCATCGGGAAGAATGACTGGTTCGACTACATCGGCCTGCAATCGACCGGCCACGGGCCGCAGGAGCCCATCGACATCAAGTTCGTTGACGCGGAGCATCCCATCACGAAGCCGCTCAAGGACTGGACCACGATCAAGGAGGAGTTGTACAACAATGTGAACGTCTTCGGTGCGCACCCGCTGGCCATGGGCAAGCAGCGCATCAAGCAGAAGGACGGCAGCACGAAGGACGTGGACTACATCGTCGCCTGGACGAATGAATATGGCGACAAGAAGACGAAGGTCTTCAGCACCACCATTGGCCACAACAACGACACCGTGGCGGATGCGCGCTACCTGGACCTGGTGACACGCGGTCTGCTCTGGGCCGCCGGCAAGCTCAATGACGACTATCTCAAGCCGTATAAGGGTGAGCCGGGAACATTCGTGAATCTTCCCAAGCCCGAGGCACCTGCTGCCGCCGCTGCTCCTGCTCCTGCGGCACAGCCTGGTGCCATCGCGAAGGACGCGACTCCCGTGAAGCTCACCGCTTCCAGCGAAGAGTCCGCCAAGAGTAACTTCGCCTGGCGTGCGGTGGATGGTGACAAGAACTCCCGCTGGTGCGCGAACGGCGGCGACTTCCCACAGTGGCTCCAGGTGGAGTTTGAGAAACCCCAGCAGCTCACCGGCGCGAGCATCGTGTGGGAGAGCGGCAACAATGCGTACAAGCACGTGGTCGAGGGATCGGCCGATGGCAAGAAATGGACCGTGCTCGCGGATGCGAAGAACAATGACAAGGGCGGAGACAGCACACACAGCTTCACGGGGAAGGACATCAAGTTTGTGCGCGTCAACGTGCTCGGCACTTCACAGGGTGGATGGGCGAGCATTCGCGAGGTATCGCTAAAGGGCGAAGGCATCAAGTCCCTCGGCGCGCAGGCAAATGCCAAGCAGGTGGCTGCAGCAAAGAAGGAAGAGGCTAAGGCGGCGGACCCCTATTCCAAAGAGGGCAACGTGCCGCCGCAGGTGGTGAAGCTCACACCGGAACAGGAAGCGGAAATCCTGAAGGATGTGAAAGTTCCGGATGGCTTCGAGGCCACGCTCTTCGCTCCGCCGCAGATGGCAAACTATCCTGTCTTCATCGCCGCCGCGCCAAATGGTGACCTTTATGTCTCCAGCGATGGCAACGGCTCGCTGGGCCGCAGCCCGAAGCGTGGCCGCATCCTGCGCCTGCGTGACAAGGATGGCGATGGACGCGCCGATGAAGTGAAGGAGTTTGTGAAGGATCTCGACGCCCCTCGTGGCCTCGTGTGGGACAACGACCGTCTCTATGTCGTGCATCCTCCCGATCTCAGTGTCTTCATCGACAAGGATGGCGATGGCGAGGCGGAAGAGCGCAAGACACTCATCAAGGGAATTGCGTTCGGCTACAAGGATCGTCCCGCAGACCACACCACGAATGGTCTCAGCCTCGGCATCGATGGCTGGTTGTACATCGCCGGTGGTGACTTCGGTTTCATGGATGCGGAAGGCACCGATGGCACGCACCTGCAGCATCGAGGCGGCGGCGTCATCCGCCTGCGTCCTGATGGCACCGGTCTTTCGCTGTACTCCACGGGCACGCGCAACATCCTCGAAGTCGCCGTGAGCCCTCTCATGGACATCTTCACGCGTGACAACACCAACGACGGTGGCGGTTGGAACGTGCGCTTCCACCACTTCACCGGCGGCTTCGGTGATCACGGTTATCCCCGCTTGTACAAGAATTTCAATGACGAAGCCATCCAGCCGCTGGCCGACTACGGTGGCGGCTCGGGCTGCGGTGCGGTGTACATTGATGAGCCCGGGTTCGGCGAGTGGAACAACGCTCCCTTCACCGCGGACTGGGGCACGGGTGCCCTGTGGCACCACAGCGTGAAGCGCAAGGGCGCGACCTATGAGGAGACGGAAGCTCCGAAGCCCTTCATTAAGATGACTCGTCCCACGGATGGCGATGTGGATGCCATGAGCCGCGTATTCCTGGCAAGCTGGAAGGGCGCGACCTTCAACTGGGAAGGGCCGAACGTGGGCTACATTGTCTGTGTGAAGCCGAAGGGCTACAAGGCAGAGCCGCTGCCGAACTTCACGAAGGCCAGCGATGCGGAGCTGGTGAAGCTGATGGAGAGCCCGAGCAACCGCCGCCGCATGGAAGCGCAGCGTGAACTCGTGCGTCGTGGCCTGCCCACGGATGCGCAAGAGGGTCTGAGTGCTTATATTCACAATACCGAGGCACCACTTGCCACGCGTGCCGCCGCCTACTTCGCAGCGACACAGGTGCCTGCAAAGGCGATGGTGACGGTGGGCAACAAGCCCATTGCCGACGATGACACCGTCTTCGCTGCCATCGCGGCGAAGGGTCTCGCCGACGTTGCCAGTATCGTGGTGCCTCCGGGCAAAGGAAAGGAATTCTCCATTCCCAAGGCCTTCCAGACCCCTGCGGGGCTGGCAGAGCTTTCGCGCTTCATGGCGAACGTGAAGGACTGGCCCAAGGAGGTGCTGGAGAACTATGCAAAGCTCGCCTTCGGTGATGGGGATGCAGTGACACAACATGTGTCTGTGCAGGCGCTTGCGAAGCTCAAGGCTTATGAAGTGTGCTTCGCGCTCTTCGACAGCGCCGATAGCACCGCGCAGGTGAAGCTCAATGCCACTCGCGCATTGCAGAAGATGCATGAGCCCGCCGTGGTGGATGGCCTGATCAAGCGCATCAACGAAACGACCGCGAGCGAGCCTCGCAAGCTGCTCCTCTCCGCCCTGTGCCGTCTGCATTTCCATGAAGGCGAGTGGAAGGGGGACTCGTGGGGTACCCGTCCCGATACACGCGGACCGTATTACCAGCCCGAAGCCTGGGGTGAGACTCCGAAGGTGGCTGCTGCCATCAAGGAGGTGCTGAGCAAAGCCACGCCGGAAGAATCTTCCTTCCTCGTGAGCGAGTTGAATCGCAACCGCATCCAGTTCAATGAAGCGCTGGAGCGCATCCTCACGCTGGCGAAGAACGATGCCAAGCTCATCCCGGATGCCGTTGGCCAGCTCGCTGCCGCGGAGAATATCCCTGCTGCCGGTGTGCCGCTCCTCGTGGCTGCCGCGCAGAATGAGTCGAGCAGTGCGACGGTGCTTTCCCAAGCCATTGCCGCACTTGCGAAGACGGACAGCGCGGATGGTGCGAAGGCTTCCCTCACCGCACTGGTGACACTGGCCAAGGCCCAGGGCGCAGGCAAGGAACAGGAAGCTGCGCGCAATGCCTTCCTGAACTCCCCGAAGCTGGAGAACCATCACCAGCTTCTTGAAGTGGAAGCGGAGAAGGTCGGCACGCCGACGGCACAGTGGGCTGACATGGCTCTGCTCAATCTCAGTGCCCGCACCAGCGGCAGCCCTGAGTCCCGCGAACTCTCCGGCAAGGCGCTTGATGCCGGCTGGCAGCATGATGTGAAACGCCGCGCGCAAATCCTCAAGGCGGTGGCTTCGCTGAAGCACAATCCGTATGCGGACAAGGTGCTGGCTGCGATGGACGACCCAGACAAAACCGTGGCCTCCGCGGCGCAGAACGCTGCGAAGGCGATGAAGCTGGAGAAGAAGACGGCTGCGAGTGGGCCGCTCATCGGCACCTTGAAGCCGGAGGATGTGATTGCCCAGGTGTTGAAGACCAAGGGGGATGTGGCACTCGGTGAGCAAATCTTTGCGCGTGCGACGTGTGTGGCCTGCCACACCACCAGCATGGACCAGCCGCAGAAGGGACCGTACCTGGGGAACATTGCCCAGACCTACAAGCGCCCTGAACTCGCGCAGAACATCATCGACCCGAACAAGACCATTGCGCAGGGCTTTGCCTCAGAGCTTTTCACCCTGAAGGACGGCAGCCAGCAGATGGGCTTCATCACGCTGGAGAGCGCTGACAGTGTGAAGATCCGCAACATCGCCTCGCAGGAATTCACCTATGCGGTGAAGGACATCACGAAGCGCGACAAGCTCCCCATCTCCATGATGCCGCCCGGCTTGGTGAACAACCTGACCGTGCGTGAGTTTGCGAGCCTTCTGGATTATCTGGAGGCGCTGGCGAAGAAGTAG
- a CDS encoding Gfo/Idh/MocA family protein, whose amino-acid sequence MNRRTFHTLALGAGASAFSSSIHGAGDSVKPIRVGQIGTKHAHASGQLETLRACGDYEVVGIVEPDEAQRKKVEKDKAYAGLPWLTEEQLLNTTGLQAVSVETDVSDLLNTAEKVVNAGLHLHLDKPAGESLEQFKRILDTATTKKRLVKMGYMFRYNSGFDLAVKAVREGWLGEISVIHAEMSKFMDDAGRVEMLPYKGGSMFELGCHVIDSVVRLLGKPEKVSPHIQRGKDGWADNMLAVLDYPKATATVRSSMIEVQGGARRQFVVCGNMGTVEILPLEAPVVRLMLDRPRGEYKKGIQTVKVENLPRYAADWVDFAKAIRGEKAWEFTPEHDLAVQETVLRASGMM is encoded by the coding sequence ATGAACCGCCGCACTTTTCACACACTCGCCTTGGGCGCAGGAGCCTCTGCATTCTCATCATCCATCCACGGAGCCGGCGACAGTGTGAAGCCTATTCGTGTAGGCCAGATCGGGACGAAGCATGCACATGCCTCCGGCCAGCTCGAAACGTTGCGTGCGTGTGGTGACTACGAGGTCGTGGGCATCGTGGAGCCTGATGAAGCACAGCGCAAGAAGGTGGAGAAGGACAAGGCGTATGCCGGGCTGCCCTGGCTCACGGAGGAGCAACTGCTGAATACGACCGGATTGCAGGCGGTGTCGGTGGAGACGGATGTGAGTGACCTGCTGAACACGGCGGAGAAGGTGGTGAATGCTGGACTGCACCTGCATCTCGACAAACCCGCAGGGGAATCGCTGGAGCAGTTCAAGCGCATCCTGGACACGGCGACGACGAAGAAGCGTCTTGTGAAAATGGGCTACATGTTCCGCTACAACTCAGGCTTCGATCTCGCGGTGAAAGCTGTTCGCGAGGGATGGCTGGGCGAGATTTCCGTGATCCATGCGGAGATGAGCAAGTTCATGGATGACGCGGGCCGCGTGGAGATGTTGCCGTACAAGGGCGGCTCGATGTTTGAGCTGGGCTGCCATGTCATCGACTCCGTGGTGCGCCTGCTGGGAAAGCCGGAGAAAGTGTCGCCACACATCCAGCGCGGAAAGGATGGTTGGGCGGACAACATGCTTGCCGTGCTGGACTATCCCAAGGCAACCGCCACGGTGCGCAGCTCCATGATTGAAGTACAGGGCGGCGCGCGGCGTCAGTTCGTGGTGTGCGGGAACATGGGCACCGTGGAGATTCTGCCGCTGGAGGCTCCCGTGGTGCGGCTCATGCTGGATCGTCCGCGTGGCGAGTACAAGAAGGGCATCCAGACCGTGAAGGTGGAGAACCTGCCGCGCTATGCGGCGGATTGGGTGGACTTCGCGAAAGCGATTCGCGGGGAGAAGGCGTGGGAGTTCACGCCGGAGCATGACCTCGCGGTGCAGGAGACGGTGCTGAGGGCGAGTGGGATGATGTGA
- a CDS encoding HAD family hydrolase, translating to MKAFIFDLDGTLIDSLADIAEAVNRMLVERGFPRAPLSAFPRYVGDGVRPLVERALPPEALDKVDIDACVADYQRHYNDTWKDATVPYTGMRETLADLRERGMKLAVLSNKPDHFTKLCCAHFFPEAGFEIVLGARANVPRKPHPQGAFDICEALGVIPADCAYVGDSGIDMELAVNAGMLPVGVRWGFRGETELKENGARQIVAHPDDLLCLVNGVC from the coding sequence ATGAAAGCGTTCATCTTTGACCTCGACGGCACCTTGATAGATTCCCTGGCGGACATCGCGGAGGCGGTGAACCGCATGCTGGTAGAGCGTGGCTTCCCCCGGGCACCCCTTTCCGCCTTCCCCCGCTACGTCGGCGACGGCGTGCGCCCCCTCGTGGAGCGCGCCCTCCCCCCGGAGGCCTTGGACAAGGTGGACATCGATGCCTGTGTGGCGGACTACCAGCGCCACTACAACGACACGTGGAAGGACGCGACCGTCCCCTACACCGGGATGCGCGAGACCCTGGCCGACCTGCGCGAGCGAGGCATGAAGCTGGCCGTGCTCTCCAACAAACCCGACCACTTTACGAAGCTCTGCTGCGCCCACTTCTTCCCGGAAGCAGGATTCGAGATCGTACTCGGCGCCCGCGCCAATGTGCCCCGCAAACCCCATCCCCAAGGCGCCTTTGACATCTGCGAGGCTCTCGGCGTGATACCCGCGGATTGCGCCTATGTAGGCGACTCAGGCATCGACATGGAACTCGCTGTGAATGCCGGCATGCTCCCCGTGGGCGTGCGCTGGGGCTTCCGCGGCGAAACTGAGCTGAAGGAAAATGGCGCACGGCAAATCGTGGCGCACCCGGATGATTTGTTGTGTCTGGTGAATGGGGTGTGTTGA
- a CDS encoding RNA pyrophosphohydrolase has translation MPVPPQDVTVEQPVPSEGTTAGRGVPSSAPILYRPNVAAIILNMENNILVAQRAGLKGAWQFPQGGVDMGEGWDEALYREVEEEIGLKPENIQILDRKGGYRYEFPKGRLKYGVYAGQEQVYYLCRFLGRDSDVNLNTAHREFDKWKWIRPEKFDMSWVPRFKRDVYLRVFRDFFGMEK, from the coding sequence ATGCCAGTCCCTCCTCAAGATGTGACGGTTGAGCAGCCGGTTCCCTCGGAGGGAACGACGGCAGGTCGCGGTGTGCCTTCGTCGGCCCCCATTCTCTACCGGCCAAACGTCGCTGCCATCATCCTGAACATGGAGAACAACATCCTGGTGGCCCAGCGCGCCGGATTGAAGGGCGCGTGGCAGTTCCCACAGGGTGGGGTGGACATGGGGGAAGGCTGGGATGAGGCCCTCTACCGCGAGGTGGAGGAGGAAATCGGCCTCAAGCCCGAGAACATCCAAATCCTCGACCGCAAAGGTGGCTACCGCTATGAATTCCCCAAGGGCCGGCTGAAGTACGGCGTCTACGCCGGGCAGGAGCAGGTATACTACCTCTGCCGCTTCCTTGGCCGCGACTCGGACGTCAATCTGAACACGGCCCACCGCGAATTCGACAAGTGGAAGTGGATCCGGCCGGAAAAGTTCGACATGAGCTGGGTGCCGCGCTTCAAGCGTGACGTGTATCTCCGTGTCTTTCGTGACTTCTTCGGCATGGAGAAGTAG